The nucleotide sequence ATCGCCACCATCGTCAATATCCTCTCGCCACGAGTGCTGAGGGCACTTCCGAAATGCCGTTTTATCCAGAGTATTGGCGTGGGTTATGAAGGAATAGATGTAACAACAGCGACAGAGCAGGGTATTATGGTGGCTAACATTCCCGGCTTCAATGCCGAAGAGGTTTCGGACCATACCATGGCTCTTATTCTGGCCTGCACGCGAAAGATCGTCAGCCTGAACGAAGCGACCAAGGCCGGGAAATGGAACAGTAAGTTTTCAGTCTATATCCTGCGAAATATCTGGCCCGATCTGGCGCGCCTGCGGGGGCAGACACTCGGACTGGTAGGGTTTGGGGCCATTCCTAAGATGCTGGTACCCAAGGCAAAGGCCTTTGGGATGCGACTGATCACCTATGATCCCTATGCCTCAAAGAGCTTGTGCGATTCACTAGGGGTGGAAAAGGTGGACGAACTGAACCAACTCCTTGTGGAATCGGATATTGTCTCATTGCACACACCGCTCGATGATCAAACCAGGGGAATGATGGGCATGGCGCAGTTTGAGAAGATGAAGCGCAAGGCTTATTTGATTAACACCGCGAGAGGACCTGTCGTCGAAACCCAGGCCCTCTATCAGGCTCTCGTCAAGGGCTTGATAGCCGGAGCTGCCTTGGATGTCGCTGATCCAGAGCCCCTTAATATGGAAGAATAGCCGTATATCGTCTGGACACCTCGATATCGTCGGCGGATATTTGTAAAGGGAGTAGACCAATATCTGACGGAACTGCTGATGAATCTGGAAGGGCTAGACGATGATATCGAGGTAATAAGGGTCAATGTGCAAGTCGATCATGTACATATAGTGACCATAATTCCGCCTCGGCTATCGGTGGGAAGTGCAGTCCAGTACATGAAATCGCAGAGCGCGAAAAAGCTGAGAGAACGTTTTGAGTTCATACGCAAAGCGATAAGTCGAGGCGGGATATGGTCCCGCGGATACTGTGTCTCAACCGTTGGCATGAATG is from Dehalococcoidia bacterium and encodes:
- a CDS encoding C-terminal binding protein, whose product is MSFKVVQLVKTDFMPDYAQIFKQAGVNIEVSVKTCRTEDECISTAQDADALLIATIVNILSPRVLRALPKCRFIQSIGVGYEGIDVTTATEQGIMVANIPGFNAEEVSDHTMALILACTRKIVSLNEATKAGKWNSKFSVYILRNIWPDLARLRGQTLGLVGFGAIPKMLVPKAKAFGMRLITYDPYASKSLCDSLGVEKVDELNQLLVESDIVSLHTPLDDQTRGMMGMAQFEKMKRKAYLINTARGPVVETQALYQALVKGLIAGAALDVADPEPLNMEE
- the tnpA gene encoding IS200/IS605 family transposase → MVWTPRYRRRIFVKGVDQYLTELLMNLEGLDDDIEVIRVNVQVDHVHIVTIIPPRLSVGSAVQYMKSQSAKKLRERFEFIRKAISRGGIWSRGYCVSTVGMNEAMILKYVEHQEREDKGQLRLEL